One window of the Rhipicephalus sanguineus isolate Rsan-2018 chromosome 4, BIME_Rsan_1.4, whole genome shotgun sequence genome contains the following:
- the LOC119390883 gene encoding beta-1,3-galactosyltransferase 5, with the protein MSETNTSCKLWKSTYANKWYIILFFIGNAIIITVLFTGRDTYTLKPLQHSAKVKKTTSYSQGTRAPRSTHGWKTLTACNNPALRILFIVHTTPSGIQKRRWLRKTIGDPYVQSSVNSSIIFFVGASIDQRQQRALQDEAIREGDIVLLNITESHHNQSLKFLLGARWVLEKCSLDSATALVKMHEDILVNIYALSSYVSSSVMWLTGIHGVVYTNRSPVRERKSEWYVSKQDYASRVYPNYCCGDAFIMKPAVLSTLVDAAVLVPYFWIEDVYVTGIVGDFANVNLVDLSGHVIMSKQKNMRTVSDTTLFVNSRLARLSDGKKTSLWNDILRRNQSVQREFRKNVEVYYRSVG; encoded by the coding sequence ATGTCGGAGACGAACACATCTTGCAAGCTTTGGAAAAGTACTTATGCGAACAAATGGTACATCATACTATTCTTTATTGGTAACGCCATCATTATTACGGTGCTTTTTACTGGCCGTGATACTTACACCCTGAAGCCTCTTCAGCATTCTGCAAAAGTGAAAAAGACAACGAGCTACAGCCAAGGAACTCGGGCGCCTCGGTCGACACACGGTTGGAAGACATTGACAGCGTGCAATAATCCAGCTCTCAGGATTCTCTTCATCGTACATACTACTCCAAGCGGCATACAAAAGCGGCGGTGGCTACGGAAGACCATTGGTGACCCTTATGTTCAGTCTTCAGTAAACTCAAGCATTATTTTCTTTGTTGGAGCTTCGATTGATCAACGGCAGCAACGAGCGCTCCAAGACGAAGCCATTCGAGAAGGAGACATTGTCCTGCTCAACATCACGGAGAGCCACCACAACCAATCCCTCAAGTTTCTCCTTGGCGCACGATGGGTTCTTGAAAAGTGTTCGCTCGATTCTGCAACTGCACTTGTCAAGATGCATGAAGACATATTAGTGAACATCTATGCGTTGTCATCATACGTAAGCAGCAGTGTAATGTGGCTGACAGGCATCCATGGCGTTGTTTACACAAACAGAAGTCCAGTGAGGGAGAGGAAGAGTGAGTGGTACGTAAGCAAACAGGACTACGCATCTCGCGTGTACCCCAACTATTGCTGTGGAGATGCGTTCATCATGAAGCCTGCTGTGCTATCTACACTCGTTGATGCTGCAGTTCTTGTCCCGTACTTCTGGATTGAGGACGTTTATGTCACCGGCATTGTGGGGGATTTCGCCAACGTGAATTTAGTGGATTTATCCGGACACGTTATAATGAGTAAGCAGAAAAACATGCGGACAGTGAGTGATACAACATTGTTCGTTAACAGCCGCTTGGCTCGATTGTCCGACGGTAAAAAAACTTCTTTGTGGAACGATATTTTGCGAAGAAATCAGTCAGTGCAACGAGAATTCCGCAAAAACGTTGAAGTATACTATCGCAGTGTCGGTTAG